A stretch of Deltaproteobacteria bacterium DNA encodes these proteins:
- a CDS encoding class I SAM-dependent methyltransferase, whose product MDYRDHQRGVPADYFWFRAKRDLIASLFRRHTPARDLSILNVGAGVGEDLEVIRRHGRVQILDASPEAVALVPEALVEAKQVGDVCALPFADATFDVVTAFDLLEHVEDDHVALAEIRRVLRPGGALLLTVPAHAFLYGAHDRALGHHRRYSRATLQRLLSGLELERLGYWTCTLFLPLAAHRWLDRGRDRSSLSYFELDPRLDRLFYRLMALEMTLLRWGAPLPMGTSLFAVARRTA is encoded by the coding sequence ATGGACTACCGCGACCACCAGCGAGGCGTGCCCGCCGACTACTTCTGGTTCCGGGCCAAGCGCGATCTCATCGCCTCGCTCTTCCGCCGCCACACCCCCGCCCGGGACCTCTCGATCCTGAACGTGGGCGCCGGGGTGGGCGAGGACCTCGAGGTCATCCGCCGTCACGGGCGGGTCCAGATCCTCGACGCCTCTCCGGAGGCCGTCGCGCTGGTACCCGAGGCCCTGGTCGAGGCCAAGCAGGTCGGCGACGTCTGCGCCCTGCCCTTCGCCGACGCCACCTTCGACGTGGTCACCGCCTTCGATCTGCTCGAGCACGTCGAGGACGACCACGTCGCCCTGGCCGAGATCCGCCGGGTGCTGCGGCCGGGCGGCGCGCTCCTCCTGACCGTGCCGGCCCACGCCTTCCTCTACGGCGCCCATGACCGGGCGCTGGGCCACCACCGGCGCTACTCCCGGGCGACCCTCCAGCGCCTCCTCTCCGGGCTCGAGCTGGAGCGGCTCGGCTACTGGACCTGCACCCTCTTCCTTCCGCTGGCGGCCCACCGCTGGCTCGACCGGGGCCGCGACCGCTCCTCGCTGAGCTACTTCGAGCTCGACCCCCGCCTCGACCGCCTCTTCTACCGGCTGATGGCCCTGGAGATGACGCTCCTGCGCTGGGGCGCTCCCCTGCCGATGGGGACCTCGCTCTTCGCGGTGGCCCGCCGGACCGCCTGA
- a CDS encoding aldehyde dehydrogenase family protein: MATAPENLRITYTTTADQMEEVHQYFDEALEKIRGEFGKTHPLVIGGEEVTADAEPNTDVSPIDTSIVLGKFQNGQLEHVDMAVKAARAAQKAWAARPWQERVAILREAAKVVRKRKFELAAIMSIEVGKNRLEALGDAEESADLIDYYAQQVEDAKGWVRDMNKLTPIETNTDVLRPYGVFACVAPFNFPAALSFGMSSAALVTGNAVIYKPATDTPWTGLKVFECYRDAGVPPGVINFLTGRGSVMGDPLVFHPGVDGVVFTGSKAVGLHIFHGMSQKWIKPCLLELGGKNPAIIMPSADLDMAAMGVMKSAWGLQNQKCSACSRVYVHKDVADAFVEKLLKLTREITIGDVTQKDVYFGPVISEGAIRTWQGAVDQAKKEGEILHGGERLTEGDLAKGRFVAPTIARAPLESTLFMEEFFTPFLAIGVVDSLDQALEESNRAEYGLTAGFYSADKAEIARFFDEIESGVTYVNKRTGATTGAWPGAQPFCGWKGSGSTGKGGCGPYYTLQFMREQSRTLVEE; encoded by the coding sequence ATGGCCACGGCTCCCGAGAACCTGCGCATCACCTACACGACCACCGCCGATCAGATGGAGGAGGTCCACCAGTACTTCGACGAGGCCCTCGAGAAGATCCGGGGCGAGTTCGGCAAGACCCACCCCCTCGTCATCGGGGGCGAGGAGGTCACCGCCGACGCCGAGCCCAACACGGACGTCTCGCCCATCGACACCAGCATCGTGCTGGGCAAGTTCCAGAACGGCCAGCTCGAGCACGTCGACATGGCGGTGAAGGCCGCCCGCGCCGCCCAGAAGGCCTGGGCCGCCCGCCCCTGGCAGGAGCGCGTCGCCATCCTGCGCGAGGCCGCCAAGGTCGTGCGCAAGCGCAAGTTCGAGCTCGCCGCCATCATGAGCATCGAGGTCGGCAAGAACCGCCTCGAGGCCCTCGGCGACGCCGAGGAGTCCGCCGATCTCATCGACTACTACGCGCAGCAGGTCGAGGACGCCAAGGGCTGGGTCCGCGACATGAACAAGCTGACGCCGATCGAGACCAACACCGACGTGCTGCGCCCCTACGGCGTCTTCGCCTGCGTCGCCCCCTTCAACTTCCCGGCGGCCCTCTCCTTCGGCATGTCCTCGGCGGCGCTGGTGACCGGCAACGCGGTCATCTACAAGCCCGCCACCGACACCCCCTGGACCGGCCTGAAGGTCTTCGAGTGCTACCGCGACGCGGGCGTGCCCCCGGGCGTGATCAACTTCCTCACCGGCCGCGGCTCGGTGATGGGTGATCCCCTGGTCTTCCACCCGGGCGTGGACGGCGTCGTCTTCACCGGCTCCAAGGCCGTCGGCCTCCACATCTTCCACGGCATGAGCCAGAAGTGGATCAAGCCCTGCCTGCTCGAGCTGGGCGGCAAGAACCCGGCGATCATCATGCCCTCGGCCGACCTCGACATGGCCGCCATGGGCGTCATGAAGTCCGCCTGGGGCCTGCAGAACCAGAAGTGCAGCGCCTGCTCGCGCGTCTACGTGCACAAGGACGTGGCCGACGCCTTCGTCGAAAAGCTGCTGAAGCTCACCCGGGAGATCACCATCGGTGACGTCACCCAGAAGGACGTCTACTTCGGCCCGGTGATCAGCGAGGGCGCCATCCGGACCTGGCAGGGCGCGGTCGACCAGGCGAAGAAGGAGGGCGAGATCCTCCACGGCGGCGAGCGCCTGACCGAGGGCGACCTCGCCAAGGGCCGCTTCGTGGCCCCCACCATCGCCCGGGCCCCCCTGGAGAGCACCCTCTTCATGGAGGAGTTCTTCACGCCCTTCCTCGCCATCGGCGTGGTCGACTCCCTCGACCAGGCCCTCGAGGAGAGCAACCGCGCCGAGTACGGCCTCACCGCCGGCTTCTACAGCGCCGACAAGGCGGAGATCGCGCGCTTCTTCGACGAGATCGAGTCCGGCGTGACCTACGTGAACAAGCGCACCGGCGCGACCACCGGCGCCTGGCCGGGCGCCCAGCCCTTCTGTGGCTGGAAGGGCTCCGGCAGCACCGGCAAGGGCGGCTGCGGCCCGTACTACACCCTGCAGTTCATGCGAGAGCAGAGCCGCACCCTCGTCGAGGAGTGA
- a CDS encoding sodium:solute symporter family protein gives MTLEALLVVLYLLGCIAIGLWAARRSLSSADDLWVAGRKIGVWANALAIMAALASGGSIIGVMGLAYKGGIPYALSLFAGAVLGFPLAAILVAAPLRRLGKFTLSDFFVFRYPHPAVRTFVPLLILLSFSVYIVAQMKAAGITAEVLLGLEYKTAVTIATVVFVAYVSVGGMLAVTWTDIVQGVLMLGVILITAGALLVSRGSPLTLLTEATTAAPALGTMLDKPLASLVGIFVLWAAAIPVTPHIVMRVLSAKDAAGARLSLNLAMIFYSVMILAAVLVIVPVGKSLFPELADADRVFLSVMEGHFPALLRGLAVAAVLAAVMSTTDALLLACSAAVTHDLLGERLARASEGTRKAVTLAVPWIIGLVAMFLAYSPPKLITIFYSLAIGLLAAGLFVPLVAGLWWRRATTLGGLLSMISGAGVYAGVELSKALPTFSGALLGLGASALVMVVASLLTPPPDEALVERLTELHQP, from the coding sequence ATGACCCTGGAGGCCCTCCTCGTCGTCCTCTACCTCCTGGGCTGCATCGCCATCGGCCTCTGGGCGGCCCGCCGCAGCCTCTCCTCGGCCGACGACCTCTGGGTGGCCGGGCGGAAGATCGGAGTCTGGGCCAACGCGCTGGCCATCATGGCGGCGCTGGCCAGCGGCGGCTCGATCATCGGGGTGATGGGCCTGGCCTACAAGGGCGGCATCCCCTACGCGCTCTCCCTCTTCGCCGGCGCGGTGCTGGGTTTCCCTCTGGCGGCCATCCTGGTCGCCGCCCCCCTGCGGCGCCTGGGGAAGTTCACCCTGAGTGACTTCTTCGTCTTCCGCTACCCCCACCCGGCGGTGCGCACCTTCGTGCCGCTGCTGATCCTGCTCTCCTTCAGCGTCTACATCGTGGCGCAGATGAAGGCGGCCGGGATCACCGCCGAGGTGCTCCTGGGCCTGGAGTACAAGACCGCCGTCACCATCGCCACCGTCGTCTTCGTCGCCTACGTCTCGGTGGGCGGCATGCTGGCGGTGACCTGGACCGACATCGTGCAGGGCGTGCTGATGCTCGGGGTCATCCTGATCACCGCCGGCGCGCTCCTCGTCTCGCGGGGCTCCCCCCTGACCCTCCTCACGGAGGCCACCACCGCGGCCCCCGCCCTGGGCACGATGCTCGACAAGCCCCTGGCGAGCCTGGTGGGCATCTTCGTCCTCTGGGCAGCCGCGATCCCGGTGACGCCCCACATCGTCATGCGGGTGCTCTCCGCGAAGGACGCCGCCGGCGCCAGGCTCTCCCTCAACCTGGCGATGATCTTCTACAGCGTGATGATCCTCGCCGCGGTGCTGGTCATCGTGCCGGTGGGCAAGAGCCTCTTCCCCGAGCTGGCGGACGCGGACCGGGTCTTCCTCTCGGTGATGGAGGGGCACTTCCCGGCCCTCCTGCGGGGCCTGGCGGTCGCCGCGGTGCTGGCCGCCGTGATGTCCACCACCGACGCCCTGCTGCTGGCCTGCAGCGCCGCGGTCACCCACGACCTCCTCGGCGAGCGCCTGGCCCGGGCGAGCGAGGGCACGCGCAAGGCCGTCACCCTGGCGGTGCCCTGGATCATCGGCCTCGTCGCGATGTTCCTCGCCTACTCGCCGCCGAAGCTGATCACCATCTTCTACTCGCTGGCCATCGGCCTGCTCGCCGCCGGGCTCTTCGTCCCCCTGGTCGCGGGGCTCTGGTGGCGCCGGGCCACGACCCTCGGCGGCCTCCTCTCCATGATCTCGGGCGCCGGCGTCTACGCAGGGGTCGAGCTCTCCAAGGCCCTGCCCACCTTCTCCGGCGCCCTCCTCGGCCTCGGCGCCAGCGCGCTCGTCATGGTCGTCGCCTCGCTGCTCACGCCGCCTCCCGACGAGGCGCTGGTCGAGCGCCTCACCGAGCTGCACCAGCCCTGA
- a CDS encoding response regulator — MAEQKKILIVDDMRTIRALLGAYLEGADYRYLEAESGVDAIQNLVVYQPDLVISDINMPGMSGIEFCNQARDIPGFEELPVILITSDPEAARGIGDLDEKQKNALLTKPLDPDEIRELVKRFLGE; from the coding sequence GTGGCCGAGCAGAAGAAGATCCTGATCGTGGACGACATGCGGACGATCCGCGCGCTGCTCGGGGCCTACCTCGAGGGCGCGGACTACCGCTACCTCGAGGCCGAGTCGGGCGTCGATGCGATCCAGAACCTCGTGGTCTACCAGCCGGACCTGGTCATCTCGGACATCAACATGCCAGGGATGAGCGGCATCGAGTTCTGCAATCAGGCCCGGGACATCCCCGGCTTCGAGGAGCTGCCGGTCATCCTGATCACCAGCGATCCCGAGGCGGCCCGGGGCATCGGCGACCTGGACGAGAAGCAGAAGAACGCGCTGCTCACCAAGCCCCTGGATCCCGACGAGATCCGGGAGCTGGTGAAGCGCTTCCTGGGCGAGTAG
- a CDS encoding acetyl ornithine aminotransferase family protein, with protein MTTRDYPKIITELPGPKGKPIVAKDAEFASTSYIKCYPLVVSHGQGAMLEDVDGNRFLDFMAGIAVASTGYAHPKVVEAVREVAGRFFSMCSTDFYYPEMSDLCERLAKSAPGPEKKRVFLTNSGTEAVEGAIKLVRNSRRRGGLIAFRGAFHGRSMGAISLTASKAKQRAGFGPFLPGVYHVPYPDPYRDLPTKKTGVDYIREVIFESVVSPDDIAAIFLEPMLGEGGYVIPPKSFLEDLRALCDETGILLVFDEIQTGAGRTGHMWAADYYGVAPDVLLSAKGLGSGISIGAIVARGSIMKWAPGSHGSTFGGSPVGCAAALATLDLIEGGLLENARVMGEKLKAGMEKLMEKHAVIGDVRGVGLFIGVEFVKDRESKEPHSQLTEDLMQLAFRKGLLLLSCGNSTIRLAPPLVIDDYDVETGLAILDECLTELTA; from the coding sequence ATGACGACCCGCGACTACCCCAAGATCATCACCGAGCTGCCGGGCCCCAAGGGCAAACCCATCGTCGCCAAGGACGCCGAGTTCGCCTCCACCAGCTACATCAAGTGCTATCCCCTCGTCGTCTCTCACGGCCAGGGCGCCATGCTCGAGGACGTCGATGGGAATCGCTTCCTCGACTTCATGGCGGGCATCGCGGTGGCCTCGACCGGCTACGCCCACCCGAAGGTGGTCGAGGCGGTGCGAGAGGTCGCGGGTCGCTTCTTCTCGATGTGCTCCACGGACTTCTACTACCCGGAGATGTCCGATCTCTGTGAGCGGCTCGCGAAGTCGGCGCCGGGCCCGGAGAAGAAGCGGGTCTTCCTCACCAACTCGGGGACCGAGGCCGTCGAGGGGGCGATCAAGCTGGTGCGCAACTCGCGGCGCCGGGGCGGCCTCATCGCCTTCCGGGGCGCCTTCCACGGCCGCAGCATGGGCGCCATCAGCCTCACCGCCAGCAAGGCCAAGCAGCGCGCCGGCTTCGGCCCCTTCCTCCCGGGCGTCTACCACGTGCCCTACCCCGACCCCTACCGGGACCTGCCGACCAAGAAGACCGGCGTCGACTACATCCGCGAGGTCATCTTCGAGAGCGTCGTCTCACCCGACGACATCGCGGCGATCTTCCTCGAGCCGATGCTGGGCGAGGGCGGCTACGTCATCCCGCCGAAGTCCTTCCTCGAGGACCTGCGGGCGCTCTGCGACGAGACCGGCATCCTCCTGGTCTTCGACGAGATCCAGACCGGCGCCGGCCGCACCGGCCACATGTGGGCCGCGGACTACTACGGCGTCGCCCCGGACGTGCTCCTCTCGGCCAAGGGGCTGGGCTCGGGCATCTCCATCGGCGCCATCGTGGCCCGGGGGTCGATCATGAAGTGGGCGCCCGGCTCTCACGGCTCCACCTTCGGTGGCAGCCCGGTGGGCTGCGCCGCGGCCCTGGCCACCCTCGACCTGATCGAGGGCGGCCTGCTCGAGAACGCCCGGGTGATGGGAGAGAAGCTGAAGGCCGGCATGGAGAAGCTGATGGAGAAGCACGCCGTCATCGGCGACGTGCGGGGCGTCGGCCTCTTCATCGGCGTCGAGTTCGTGAAGGATCGCGAGAGCAAGGAGCCCCACTCCCAGCTCACCGAGGACCTGATGCAGCTGGCCTTCAGGAAGGGCCTGCTGCTCCTCTCCTGCGGCAACAGCACCATCCGGCTCGCCCCGCCGCTGGTGATCGACGACTACGACGTCGAGACCGGCCTCGCCATCCTCGACGAGTGCCTGACCGAGCTGACCGCCTGA